CGCGGTCCCATATCAGGTAATAAACGTGTTTGCTGGGGTACCGGTAAAGGCCGTAACCGACCCCGGCGTTGAAACGCAACGCCCCGGATTCCGCCACCGTAACGCGCGCCTTCACGCCCACCGGCCCCGTCTCGCCCAGGCCGTTCAATCCGCCCAACGCGAGGTTCGGCCCGTAAAATAACGCGACCTCGACTCCCGCGCAACGCGGAGGCGAGGCGATAACCATAACGGCGACGGTCCAAGCGCCGGTACGGATTTATTCAACATCTCGTTACCTCCCGCAATCGCACCCTCGATACTCTTCTCCGGGAGTTATTATCGGTTATAACGCGAACGCGGTCAATAGCGGATTTCCCCCGGCAGGTCCGCGCCCGGCTTGATTTATACGGCCCCGTATGTAATCATCGCGTATAATAAAAGGTCCCGTTTAAAGGAGAAACCGTATGCCCCTCGCCGACGCCAAAGATATTTTAGGTACCGCCCGGGACGGCGGTTACGCCGTCGCCGCGTTCAACGTCAACGACCTCGAGTTCGCCCAGGCCGTCGTGGCCGCCGCGGAGGAGGAGCGCGCGCCCATCTTCGTGGCCGCGACCGAGACCGCGCTGGCCTACGGCGGCGACGCGCTGGCCCGGCTCGCCCTGGATATCATCGACGGCGCTTCGGTTCCGCTCGTCTTGCACCTCGACCACGGCTCGAGCGTCGAGGCCGCGCGCAAAGCGGTCGACCTCGGCTTCAACTCCGTGATGGTGGACGGTTCCACGCTGCCGTACGACGAGAACGTCGCGCTGGTGGCCGCGGCGGTGGACGAGTTCGCGCGCCGCGGCGTCGCCGTCGAAGGCGAGCTGGGCCACGTCGCCAAAGACCACGACCGGGGGGCCTTCACGGAGCCGGCCGAGGCCGCGGCCTTCGTCGAAGCGACGGGCGTCCACTCGCTGGCCGTAGCGGTCGGCACGAGCCACGGCGCGTACAAGTTCGAGGGCGAGCCGACCATAGACGTCGAACGGCTGGAGGCCATCGCCGCCGCGACGCCGGTTCCGCTCGTGCTCCACGGCGCGTCGGCGGTTTACGAGGACGTCGTGCGCCAGGTGGAGAACGCGGGAGGGCACCTTCCGCGGGCGCGGGGCCTCTCGGACAAGCTCCTACGTCAAGCGGTCGCGCGCGGCGTCGCAAAGGTCAACGTCGATACCGACCTCCGGCTGGCGTTCGTCGCCGCGGTTCGAAAATATTTTAAAAATGACGCCGCGGCCATCGACCCTAAAAAGATACTCGGGGCGGGCCGCGACGCGGTGCGCGAGATGGCCCGGCGCAAGATAAGGGCGTGCCGGGGCGCGCGTTAGCGCGGCCGCGGAACCCGGCGCCGGCCGTCCCCACGTAGAACGCATCCCCGCTCGAGGTAATAATACCGATACCATACGCCCCGCGGGCAACGACGCGGCGCGTAAAAAATCCCCGCATTTTAGGTAAAAAACCCTTGACTTTGGCCGGCGCTCTTCGTAACATTTCGTTTCCTTGTCCACGCCGTTACCGGCCTTCGGCCGTCCAAATAAAACCACAAAACATTAAATAAAAACGGGCGCGGTAGTAATCTAAACCGCTTCGCAACGCCAAGGAGGTTCCCTAATGTACGTCGACGACGTCTTTAAGAAGGTAGCAGCCCGCGACCCCGACCAACCGGAATTCCTCCAGGCGGTGGAGGAGGTTTTTACGTCGCTCGGGGAATTCATCGACGAGAACCCCCAATACAAGAAAGGGAACATTCTTGAGCGCGTCGTCGAGCCGGACCGCACTATTCTGTTTCGCGTCCCGTGGGAAACGGACGACGGCGAAGTGATGGTAAACCGGGGTATGCGCGTGGAGTTCAACAACGCCATCGGCCCCTACAAGGGCGGCCTGCGCTTTCACCCCTCCGTCAACCTCGGCATCATCAAGTTCCTCGGCTTCGAACAGATATTCAAGAACGCGCTCACGACGCTCCCCATGGGCGGCGGCAAAGGCGGCTCCGACTTCGACCCCAAGGGCAAGAGCGACGCCGAAGTCATGCGCTTTTGCCAGAGCTTTATGAACGAACTCTATAAATACCTCGGCCCCAATACCGACGTGCCCGCGGGCGACATCGGCGTGGGCGCCCGCGAAATAGGCTTCATGTTCGGCCAGTATAAACGCCTTACAAACGAGTTTACCGGCGTCTTTACCGGTAAGCGCCTGACCTGGGGCGGTTCGCTCATCCGGCCCGAGGCCACCGGCTACGGCGCGGTATACTTCGCCGACGAGATGTTGAAGACGCGCGGCGATTCTCTCAACGGAAAGGTGTGCCTCGTCTCCGGTTCGGGCAACGTCGCCCAGTTCACCGTCGAAAAGCTCACCCAGCTCGGCGCCAAAGCCATTACGCTCTCCGACTCCTCGGGCTTCATACACGACCCCGACGGCATCGACGAGGAGAAGCTCGCGTTCGTCAAGGAGTTGAAGAACGTCCGGCGCGGCCGCATCAAAGAGTACGCCGAAAAGTTCAAGGTCCAATACACGCCCGCGGACCCGAAGCTGGACCACAACCCGCTGTGGGCCATCAAGGCCGACTGCGCCTGCCCGAGCGCGACGCAGAACGAAATCAACCGCAACGACGCCGCAAACCTCGTCAAGGGTGGCGTCTTCGTCGTATCCGAGGGCGCCAACATGCCGACGATGCCGGAGGGCGTCGACGTTTTCCTGAAGGCCAAGGTCCTCTACGGCCCGGGCAAAGCGGCCAACGCCGGCGGCGTCTCCGTCTCCGGCCTCGAAATGTCGCAGAACAGCCTCCGCCTGTCGTGGTCGCGCGAGGAAGTGGATGAACGCCTCCGCGGCATCATGGCCGCCATCCACGAACAGTGCATGATGTACGGCTACGACGAGAAGGATAAATATTGCGACTACGTTAAAGGCGCCAACGTCGGCGGCTTCAAGAAGGTGGCCGACGCGATGCTGGACCAGGGCGTCGTTTAACCGGCGAAGTCAATAAACGACGAAGGGAGCCCGTAGATGAAAAAGATAGGATATATGGACGGTACGGACCCGCTTCTACTGAGCAAGCTCGCCGCCGCCGGCGTGGAGACGGTGCCGCTGGGGAACGGCTACGATAACGCCGGCCGGTACATCGGCTACCTGAACCCGGCGGACGGCATCGACGCCGTCGTGGGCTACTTCCACAAGTTCCTGCCGCTGGAGGGGGCCAACATCTGCGCCGCGGACCTCCTGAAGCCGTGCCAGATCCACAACGTACCGGTATACATAATCGTCGCCAAAGAAGACCGGGCCAACGCCAAAAAGATAATGGGCGACTGCGGCTCGAGCGTGAAGTACGTCGACCCGGGCGAGGTCGCCGGCGAGTTGATGAAAATCGTTTAGTAGCTCGCGAGCGAATACGGAAAAACGGGCGGCCGCAAGGCCGCCTTTTTTTACCGGCGGGAAACGGTCCGCTTAAAACGTGGATTTTTCCCGCCCTCGGTGTTAATATCCATAAAAAGAAACCGCCCGGAGGAAGCTATGACCACCATCGTCGACGTTTACGCGCGCGAAATTTTGGACAGCCGCGGCAACCCCACGGTCGAGGTAGACGTATACACCGAGTCCGGCTCCCGGGGCCGCGCGGCCGTTCCCTCCGGCGCCAGCACCGGCGAGTTCGAGGCCTGCGAGCTCCGCGACGACGACGCTTCCCGCTACGTCGGCAAGGGCGTCCGCCAGGCGGTGGCCAACGTCAACGGCCCCATCGCCGACGCGCTGCTGGGGGCGGACGCCGCGGACCAGGCCGCCGCCGACCAGATACTAATCGAGCTCGACGGGACCGACAACAAGGCCAAGTTCGGCGCCAACGCCATCCTGGGCGCGTCGATGGCGTGCGCTCGAGCCGCGGCCGAGTTCTTCGACCTGCCGCTCTACCGCTACCTGGGCGGCGTAGGCGCGCGCCTGCTGCCCGCGCCCATGTTCAACATCCTGAACGGCGGCGCCCACGCCGACAACAACGTCGACATCCAGGAGTTCATGGTCGTCCCGTACGCCGCGCCCACCTTCGGCGAGGCGTTGCGCGCCGGCGCGGAGATATACCACGCGCTGAAGAAAGTGCTCAAGGAGCGAGGGCTGGCCGCCGGCGTCGGCGACGAGGGCGGCTTCGCCCCCAACCTGGGCTCCAACGAGGAAGCGCTCCAGCTGGTGGTGGAGGCGGTCGTGGCCGCCGGGTACCGCCCGGGCGAAAACGTCGGCCTGGCCATAGACGCCGCGGCCTCGTCCTTCTTCCGGAAAGGCAAATACCACCTCGACGGCGCCAAGCTCGACGCGGCCGCGGTGGTGGAGCTCTACGGCCGGTGGCTCGAGGCGTACCCCGTGATATCCATCGAGGACGGCCTGGCCGAGGACGACTGGGCCGGCTGGCGGCTCCTCAACGAGAAGCTCGGCGACCGCGTGCAGCTGGTGGGCGACGACCTCTTCGTGACGAACCTCGAGCGCCTTCGGCGCGGCATCCGTGAGAACGCGGCCAACTCCATTCTCATCAAACTGAACCAGATCGGCACCGTGACCGAGACCATAGCCGCCGTCGAGCTCGCGCGCCGCCACGGCATGAGCGCCGTCGTCTCCCACCGCTCGGGCGAGACGGAGGACACCTTCATCGCCGACTTCGTCGTCGCCGTCGGCGCGGGCCAGATTAAGACCGGCGCGCCGGCCCGCTCGGAGCGGGTCGCGAAGTACAACGAGCTCCTCCGCATCGAGGAGGACCTGGCCTCCTCCGCGCAATTCGCCGGCGCGTCCACCATCCGGTCCTTCAAGGCGTAATGCCCCGAGCCAGCGAAACGGTACACGCCGCGAAGACGCGGCGACGACGCTTCGTATTCGGCGTCGTCGCCGGCCTGGTTCTGGCCGCGCTGCTCGCGTACGTCTTCGTCTTCAGCCGCCACGGGTACTTACGCCGCTACGAGCTCGCGAGCGAGAACGAACGCCTCCAGCTCGAGCTCCGGGAACTGCGCGACGAAAACGCCCGCCTCCGCGAGGAGCTGAGCCGCCTCGACGACCCGGAGGCGGTCGAGAAACTGGCCCGCGAGAAACTGGGCCTGGTCAAAGAGGGCGAGCAGGTCTACCGCTTCGTCGAAAAAGATAAAAAGCCGGAGAACGCCGAAGAGAAGGACCCGCCGCTCGAGCCGTGACCGCCTCCGCCCCCAAAATCAAGGCCGTGGGCCTGTTCTCGGGCGGCCTCGACAGCGCCCTCGCCGTAAAAATAATCCTCGAGCAGGGCGTCGCGGTGGTCGGCTACTACTTCCGCACGCCCTTCATCGGCGGCGGCTCCCGCGCCGAGCGGCTGGCCGAGCGCCTGGGCATTGAGCTGGTCGTCGACGAGGCGGGCGAGGATTACGTCGAAATGCTGAAAGCGCCCCGGTTCGGCCGGGGCGCGGCGTTCAACCCCTGCATCAACTGCCATATATTCATGCTTCGGCGCGCCGGAGCGCTTATGCTTGAGCGCGGCGCGTCGTTCTGCTTCACCGGCGAAGTGCTCGGGCAGAGGCCGATGTCGCAGCGGCGGTATCACCTTAAGCTTATAGAAAAAGAGGCCGGCCTGGAGGGCAAATTGCTAAGGCCGCTATCGGCCAAGCTGCTGCCCCCCACCGAGGCGGAGGAAGAAGGGCTGGTCGACCGGGCCGCGCTGCTGGGCCTGGAAGGGCGCTCGCGGAAAACGCAACTCGCGCTCGCGGCGTCGTACGGCATAACCGGGTACAGCTCGCCGGCGGGGGGGTGCCTATTGACCGACAAGAACTTCGGCGCGCGGCTGGCCGACGCCTTCACCCACGGCGAAGACCGCCCGGCCGATATAGTCCTCCTAAAATTAGGCCGCCACTTCCGCCTGCCTTCCGGCGCCAAAGCCGTAGTAGGCCGGAACGAGGGCGAGAACGAAGAACTCCTGAGGTATCTGGACGGGGACGCCGCGGCCTTCGAAGTCGAGGGCGTGGGGAGCCCGGTGACGCTGCTGCGGCCTGCGCGGCGGGAGGACCGGCCGCGGGCGGCGGCGCTGACGCTGCGGTACTCCGACGCGCGCGACCGCGCCGAGGCGCCGACGCGGGTCCGGACGGCGCGAGGCGAAGCGGAAACGATAACCGCCCGGGCCGGCGACGCCGCGGACGCCGAAACCTGGCGCATAAGCGCCGGCCCCGAGGAAAAGTAAAACTTGACATCCGCGGCCGCACCAATTAAAATGCGGCCGGTATTCATAATCTTTAACGATTTAAGGAGGTATCATGAAGAAGAGCCTGGCAATAACGTGTTCGTTCATTTTAGCGGCGACTGTCGCCGGCGCGTTCGACCTGCCCGGCGGCGGCGGGGGCAAAGTCGATACGAAAAAGTTCGACGAGCTCATAACGTCGATCGAAGAGATATCCGTCAACCTCGACGCGGCGAAAGTTAAAATCGACGAGTGCGACAGCACCCTCGCCGCTATCGCCGAGGCGCACGGTATCGCCGACCTGATGAGCGACCCCGCCAAAGTAGCCGAGATTAAGGACGCCATCACCGACGACGACAAGGCCAAGCTCCAGGCCCAGGTCGAAAGCGTCCAAACCGTACCCGACGACCTGAACGCCATCATCGCGAAAGCCACCGAGATAATGGGCAAGATCCCGGACGCGCTGACGGACCTCGTCAGCCAAATTAAGGCGAATCCGATGGCCGCCAAAGACCTCAAGGATAAGCAGGCCAAATTGCAGGAGGGCAAAACGGCGCTCGAGCAAATTACCACCGACGCGCCGACGCTCGTGGAGTCGGCCACCAACCTCGCCAGTACCATCACCGGCTTAATGTAACCTTTTCGTCATCCGAAAAAGGGAGCGCTCGAACGCGCTCCCTTTTTTTCTATCTATTGCGTAAAAGCCGGCGTATTGATAATATGGTGCCACCACCACGCTGCGAACCATAGCGAAGGCCCCGTTGCGCATATTCCTACGATACGTCGTCGTGCTGGCCGCGGCCGTCTACGTACACCACGCCGTGGCGCCGCGTCTCCTGCCGGACGCCGCGGTCCCGGACCTCACGTTAGCGACCGTGGTGTACGTCGCGCTCGCCGTGGGCGGCGTCCCGGCGGTGGTCTGCGGCTTCATCCTGGGCTTGGCGTCCGACCTGTTGGGATGGGGGCCCGTCGGCCTGGGCGCGTTGGTGGGCACGGCCTCGGCGGCGGCCTTCTCCCACTTCCGCGGCCAAATTTACGAGGGGAGCCTGCTCGTGCCGGCGATCTTCGCCGCGGCCGCCGTCATCGTAAAACAAACCCTCGCTTTTGTACTCGTCGCGGCCTTCGCCGGGCCGGCCTCTTTCGGCTGGCTTGTCGTCGGCAAGGTCGCGTTGGCGGCCGCCGCCACGGCCGTCGTCTCTTTCCCGCTGCTATTCTTTTATTGGCGCTTCTTACCGCCGCGCCGCACGTAGCGCGCGCTACGGGCCGAACTCGCAAACTATCAACATCCGCGGTTCGGTATACCCCTCGATGGCGTAGCGCGGGCCCTCGCGGCCTATGCCCGACTCCTTGGCGCCGCCGTACGGCATGTGGTCCACGCGGAACGTCGGCACGTCGCCCGCGACTACCGCGCCCGCTCTTATATTCTCGTAGGCGTAGCGAACGCGCCCCAGGTCCCGCGTGAAAACGCCCGCCTGGAGGCCGTAGCGGGAGTCATCCGCCGCGGCAACGGCTTCGGCGAAATCGTCGTACGGCTCGAGCAATACCACCGGCGCGAAAGCCTCCCGGCAGCTCAGCGGCAACTCCGCCGGGCACCCCTCCACCACCGCCGGCTCGAGGCGGGTTCCGTCGCGTTTGCCGCCGCACAGTACGCGCGCGCCGGCGGCCTTCGCCTCCTCGAGCCAACCCTCGACGCGCGCCGCGGCGTCCTCGTCTATCAAGCTGCCGAGGTCGGCGTCCTCGTCCAGGGGGTGGCCGACGCGCAAACGCCGCACCGCGTCCACCAAAGCGGCCGCGACGTCGTCGTAAACCGGCCGATGGATGTAAACGCGCTGGACCGAGATGCACGACTGCCCCGCGACGCCGAAGCCGCCCGCCACTACGCGCTTCACGGCGTACGCCAGGTCGGCGTCGGAATGTACAATGGCCGCGGCGTTGCCGCCCAGCTCGAGGCACACCTGCTTGCGGCCCGCCTTCCCCTTCAAACTCCAACCGACCTCCGGGGAGCCGGTGAAGGTCAACACCGCGAACCGCTCGTCGGCGACCAGACCTTCCGCCCTCGAGCCGGGCATGGGGAGGACCGAGATTTGCCGCGCCGGCGCGCCGGCCTCGAGCGCCAGCGTCGCCAGCTCGAGCGCCGACAGCGGCGTCGCGGACGCGGGTTTGATGACTATGGGCGCGCCGCAAGCCATGGCCGGCGCCAGCTTATGGGCCACCAGGTTCAACGGGAAATTGAACGGCGTTATCGCGAGCACCGGCCCCCGCACGAACCGCCGCACGATGCCGAAGCGGCCCCTACCCGCGGGATGCAGGTCCAACGGCACCACCTCGCCCTCCAGCCGGCTCACCTCCGCCGCCGCGACCTCGCACGTAAACGCGCACCGGCCTACCTCGCCCCGGGCCTCTCGAATATTCTTGCCGGCCTCGAGCGCGAGCGTCTTCGCCAAATCCTCCGCGTTCTCTTTCACCAGTCGCGACAGCTTGTTTAAAACGTCTACGCGCTCGTACGACGGGACACTTTCCCCCCCGCGGAAGAACTCGTACGCCGTCGTGGCCGCCTCCTCGACGTCCGCGGCGGTCGCGTTCCACGTCGCACCGACGACGTCGCCGTCGTACGGACACCGCACCGCGAGTTCCTCCTCCGAGCAGCGCCACTCACCCGCAACCAGGTATTCTTTACCGGCCATCGTCCACCTCACATATTTTTTAAGGCAACCCGGTCCTTCGCCTCAGCACCCAATCCACAACCAAAAACGCCAACGCTACGGGAAAAGCGAGCCACGCCGGCCACAGGTCTCGGCGCGTCGTCGCCACTACGCGCGGCGCGGCTTCCACCCGGGCCGCCACCGCCCGGGCCAGGCCGTCCGCGTCCTCCGGGTCGAAATAGCGGCCGCCGGTGGCCGCGGCCAAAGCCTTCAGCGGCTCGAGCCGCGGAACGAAGCCCCGGTACTCCGACGCCGCCGGCGCGACCAGCACGGCCGTCTTGGTAACCTCCGTCGCGCCGGCCGCGGGCGACCTGGCCGTCAATTCGTACCGCCCCTCGGCGGCGACCTCGAACTCGCCCGACCACAGCTCGTCGCCGAGCCGAGCCAGCGCCACCCGCTTGACGGCGCCCGCGGGGTCGGCGTATACCACCGTCGGCTCGGCCGCCGCGCGACAACTTACCTCCACCGCGTCGCCCGGCGCGGCGACGTGACGGCTCACGGCCAAGGGGCCCCCTTGTTCGTCGTACAGGGCGAGGACGAGCGCGGCCGCGAGCGCGGCGAGGTCGTCGCCCGAGGCCAGCCGCCACCTGTAAAGGCCCCCGGCCGCCAACAACCCGACGCGACCCAGGCCGTACGGCATCACGACGAGCGCGGGCGTGCCGTCGGCCGCCTCCCATACCGGCGTCGCGCTTTCCTTGAGGGGCCCGAGCCGCCAGACGTGCGTTACGGGCGGCGGCGCCGCGGCCACCCGCGGCCCGCCGGGATACGACGACGCCGAAAGCGGCCCGCCGCTCACCTCGGCGACGTTCGCCTGGACCCAAACCGGCGATAGCTCGGACAACGCGCCCGTCGAAAGCGCCGCCGCGTCCACCGGCCTCGCGCTGACGACCACCAACAGGCCGCCGCCCCGGGCGACGTGGCGCGCCAACATCTCCCCGGCCACCGGCATCACCTTGGCCGCGCGGGGGTTGCCGAGCACGACGACGTCGGTCCCCTCCGGCGGCCCGCCACTCGAGCCCACGACGGCGTCGCCGGCGTCCAGGCGATACGTCAACGCCAGGCCGGCGTGCGTCGCGAGCGCGCGTTTCAAAAAGGCGAAGTCGGCGTCGCCCGCCATCTCCCAATACCATATCGACGGCGGCGGCGCCAGGGCCTTCACGTGGAACCACGTCTCCCCCCGCCCGGGCGAGGCCGCCACGCGGAAGAAACGGTCGCCCGGCTCCCGCACCGCGGCGCGCACGACGGCCTCGCCGGCGCCCGGCGCGGGTTTGAATTCGAACGCCGCTTCTCCCCCGCTCTCTTCCGCCACCGTCACCGAGGCCGCCTCGCCCGCCTCGAGCGTCGAATAATACCGTACGCGCACGTCGAAAGCGGTCCCGGGCAATACGGCCGCCGGCGCCTCGACGTCGGCGACGAATAACGAGTTAGCCGGCGGCTCGTCGGCCGGCGACGCGGTGAGGCACGGGGGCAAACCCTCCGCCGCCGGCGCCGCGTCCCAGACACCGTCACTCAATACCACCGCCGAGGTCAGGCCCTCCTTGCCGTAACGCGCGGCCACCTCGCGCAGCGCCCGGGCGGCGTCGGTCCGGCCGCGCGCACCCGTCCGCAACTCGTCGTCCCCGGGAACGACGTTACCCCACGGCCGGCGGCGGGCGGCGAAGTCGTATACGTCGTACCGGCCGCCGCTCTCCTCGACGGCGCGCGCCACGGCTCGAGCCGAGGCCGCCGCCCCCTCCAACCTTGTCCCGCGGACCGCACCGAAGTCCATCGACGCCGACGAATCTATTAGAATGGCCACCGGCGGCGCCGCGGACTCAGTATAAACCGCCGTCCGGCGCGGCCCGAGCACGAATAATAAAATAGCCGATATCGCGGCCAAACGGAGCGTTAAAAAAAGAGTCGCACGCGCCCACCCGGCGGCGCGGCGCACCCGCCACACGCCGACGACGGCCGCCGCGACGGCCAGAACCGCCCCCAAGGCCGCCAACCACCAATACGGCAAAGGCTCAAATATTAAGGTCATAACGTACCGTCCGCGTTTGCAGCGCGAGCCATTTTTTATTATAATATTATGATATAGACACGCCAAATGAATTCGAACCGGAAACCCGGCGTGAGAGCGAGCGATTGTACGCCGCGGGGCGTTGGCGTACGGGCGGCGCGCTGCCGCCCAGGCACGCCCTCGGGCCGCTGGGTTGGTTGGTGTGGCGCACCTTCCGCCGCTTCGCCGGCCGCCGCGAGTACGAACGGCTGGTCGACCTGGGCGGTGGCGAGGGGTACTTCGCGACGCTCTTCGGCCGGGCCCGATACAAGGCGGTGGTAGACGCCGTCGCGCCGGCGCTGGCGGTCGCGAAAGGCCGCGGCCTAGCCGTCGTTCAGGGGGACGTGCGGCGCGTACCGCTGGCGGCCGGCGCCTGCGACCTGGTCTTCCTGTCGGACGTGCTCGAGCACGTGCCGCCGGCCAAGGTCGGCGTCGTCCTCCAGGAAGCGGCGCGAGTGATGAAAGAGGGTGGCGTGCTGTTGGTGAATACGTCGTGCTACGGCCTGTACCTCCGGCGATGGCTCCGGCGCGCGCCGGGAGGAGGGCGCCTCGACCAGGACGACGTCAAGGACGGCCACCGGAGTCGATTGACGCGGCTCGAGCTGGAGGCGGCGATCAAGGCCTCGGGCCTAAAAATAAATAAGCGGTTGTATTACAAACACCTTTTCCAACCGCTGACGGCCCTGACGGCGCGGGCGTTATCCGGCCGCGGCGGCGACGGGGCGGCGACGGCGAAAGAGAAGACGCTCGCCGGCGGCCCGGGCCGCGCGCTGAACGCCGTACGCATCTTCGTCGCCGGTTGGGACGCGTTATTCTTCGGGCGGGTCCCGGGCGGCGCGGTAATATACAAACTGGAAAAATGACCCGACGAGTTAAAGCGCTCTTCCTGGTGCCGCCGCTGGCGGCGGGCGACTTCGCGACGCAGACCGACGCCGTGTTGGCGCGATGCGCGGGGATATTCACCAAGACGGACTACGTCATCCCGCCGCTGGGGCTGGCGTACTGCGCCGCCGCGGTGGAGGAGTGGGCCGGCGCCGACGTCGACCTCGTCGACGCGGTGGCGGGGAAAAAGGGCGTCGATGAAATTTTAAAACTCGTTGCCGACGAGCGGCCGGACTTGATATACGTCGCCGCGGGCACGTCGACGCTGGGACGCGACCTGGCCTTCCTGACGCGGGCGAAGGAAGCCTCGCCGACGACGAAGGCCGCGGTGATGGGGACGCACGTCAGCGCCCGACGCGACGACGGCTTCGCCGCGCCGGGGGCCGACTTCGTCATCCGCGGCGAGCCGGAGGCGACGTGCGCCGAACTCGCGCGCGCGGTGCGGGGCGAGGTGCCGTACGGAGCGGTCGCGGGTTTGAGTTGGCGCGAGGACGGCCGCGTCGTCCACAACCCGAAGCGGGGGCTTATCGGCGACCTCGACGTGCTGCCTCATCCGGCGCGCCGCTTCTTCCGGCCGTACAGCTACGAGCCGCCGTTCATGCGCCACGGCCGCTTCGACATCGTCATCACGTCGCGCGGGTGCCCCTACCCGTGCAACTATTGCTCGACCGGCACGTACTACGGCCGCAAGATAAGGTTCCGCTCCAGCGCCGACGTACTGGCGGAACTGCGCGAGATGGTGGAAGAGGAGGGCGTCCGCCAGGTGGGGTTCTGGGACGACACGTTCACCATCGGCAAGCGGCGGGTCCTGGAGCTGTGCGGCCTCATCGAGGACTCGGGGCTCGCGTTCTCGTGGATGTGCATGTCGCGCGTCGACACGGTGGACGACGAGATGCTGGCGGCGCTCAAGCGCGCGGGGTGCTACCTCGTAATCTACGGCGTCGAATCGGGGTCGCAGCGCGTGCTCGAGCGCATGGGCAAGAAGACGACGGTGGAGCAGGCCCGGCGGGCGTTCGAGGCCACGACCCGCGCCGGCCTGGAGGCCGCGGCCTTCTTCATGTTCGGCAACCTGGGCGAGCGCGAAGAGGACATGCGGGCGACGGTCCGGCTGGCCAAGGAGCTGAACGCCTCCTTCGCCTC
This is a stretch of genomic DNA from bacterium. It encodes these proteins:
- a CDS encoding class II fructose-bisphosphate aldolase, with amino-acid sequence MPLADAKDILGTARDGGYAVAAFNVNDLEFAQAVVAAAEEERAPIFVAATETALAYGGDALARLALDIIDGASVPLVLHLDHGSSVEAARKAVDLGFNSVMVDGSTLPYDENVALVAAAVDEFARRGVAVEGELGHVAKDHDRGAFTEPAEAAAFVEATGVHSLAVAVGTSHGAYKFEGEPTIDVERLEAIAAATPVPLVLHGASAVYEDVVRQVENAGGHLPRARGLSDKLLRQAVARGVAKVNVDTDLRLAFVAAVRKYFKNDAAAIDPKKILGAGRDAVREMARRKIRACRGAR
- the gdhA gene encoding NADP-specific glutamate dehydrogenase, which translates into the protein MYVDDVFKKVAARDPDQPEFLQAVEEVFTSLGEFIDENPQYKKGNILERVVEPDRTILFRVPWETDDGEVMVNRGMRVEFNNAIGPYKGGLRFHPSVNLGIIKFLGFEQIFKNALTTLPMGGGKGGSDFDPKGKSDAEVMRFCQSFMNELYKYLGPNTDVPAGDIGVGAREIGFMFGQYKRLTNEFTGVFTGKRLTWGGSLIRPEATGYGAVYFADEMLKTRGDSLNGKVCLVSGSGNVAQFTVEKLTQLGAKAITLSDSSGFIHDPDGIDEEKLAFVKELKNVRRGRIKEYAEKFKVQYTPADPKLDHNPLWAIKADCACPSATQNEINRNDAANLVKGGVFVVSEGANMPTMPEGVDVFLKAKVLYGPGKAANAGGVSVSGLEMSQNSLRLSWSREEVDERLRGIMAAIHEQCMMYGYDEKDKYCDYVKGANVGGFKKVADAMLDQGVV
- the eno gene encoding phosphopyruvate hydratase, with translation MTTIVDVYAREILDSRGNPTVEVDVYTESGSRGRAAVPSGASTGEFEACELRDDDASRYVGKGVRQAVANVNGPIADALLGADAADQAAADQILIELDGTDNKAKFGANAILGASMACARAAAEFFDLPLYRYLGGVGARLLPAPMFNILNGGAHADNNVDIQEFMVVPYAAPTFGEALRAGAEIYHALKKVLKERGLAAGVGDEGGFAPNLGSNEEALQLVVEAVVAAGYRPGENVGLAIDAAASSFFRKGKYHLDGAKLDAAAVVELYGRWLEAYPVISIEDGLAEDDWAGWRLLNEKLGDRVQLVGDDLFVTNLERLRRGIRENAANSILIKLNQIGTVTETIAAVELARRHGMSAVVSHRSGETEDTFIADFVVAVGAGQIKTGAPARSERVAKYNELLRIEEDLASSAQFAGASTIRSFKA
- a CDS encoding septum formation initiator family protein, with translation MPRASETVHAAKTRRRRFVFGVVAGLVLAALLAYVFVFSRHGYLRRYELASENERLQLELRELRDENARLREELSRLDDPEAVEKLAREKLGLVKEGEQVYRFVEKDKKPENAEEKDPPLEP
- the mreD gene encoding rod shape-determining protein MreD, with protein sequence MRIFLRYVVVLAAAVYVHHAVAPRLLPDAAVPDLTLATVVYVALAVGGVPAVVCGFILGLASDLLGWGPVGLGALVGTASAAAFSHFRGQIYEGSLLVPAIFAAAAVIVKQTLAFVLVAAFAGPASFGWLVVGKVALAAAATAVVSFPLLFFYWRFLPPRRT
- a CDS encoding aldehyde dehydrogenase family protein encodes the protein MAGKEYLVAGEWRCSEEELAVRCPYDGDVVGATWNATAADVEEAATTAYEFFRGGESVPSYERVDVLNKLSRLVKENAEDLAKTLALEAGKNIREARGEVGRCAFTCEVAAAEVSRLEGEVVPLDLHPAGRGRFGIVRRFVRGPVLAITPFNFPLNLVAHKLAPAMACGAPIVIKPASATPLSALELATLALEAGAPARQISVLPMPGSRAEGLVADERFAVLTFTGSPEVGWSLKGKAGRKQVCLELGGNAAAIVHSDADLAYAVKRVVAGGFGVAGQSCISVQRVYIHRPVYDDVAAALVDAVRRLRVGHPLDEDADLGSLIDEDAAARVEGWLEEAKAAGARVLCGGKRDGTRLEPAVVEGCPAELPLSCREAFAPVVLLEPYDDFAEAVAAADDSRYGLQAGVFTRDLGRVRYAYENIRAGAVVAGDVPTFRVDHMPYGGAKESGIGREGPRYAIEGYTEPRMLIVCEFGP
- a CDS encoding class I SAM-dependent methyltransferase — its product is MYAAGRWRTGGALPPRHALGPLGWLVWRTFRRFAGRREYERLVDLGGGEGYFATLFGRARYKAVVDAVAPALAVAKGRGLAVVQGDVRRVPLAAGACDLVFLSDVLEHVPPAKVGVVLQEAARVMKEGGVLLVNTSCYGLYLRRWLRRAPGGGRLDQDDVKDGHRSRLTRLELEAAIKASGLKINKRLYYKHLFQPLTALTARALSGRGGDGAATAKEKTLAGGPGRALNAVRIFVAGWDALFFGRVPGGAVIYKLEK